A stretch of Plasmodium vinckei vinckei genome assembly, chromosome: PVVCY_05 DNA encodes these proteins:
- a CDS encoding translation initiation factor IF-3, putative encodes MPFIEKGNFLKLIFYYNVNPKYILLQFLKKDKIYTLIREYNTNNGELKKKINDYSFVKKNCYGERKTERKNTNAEEKENISKSNKYGEITTNKVIIEDMPSNISSNIYIDKEGKSPYLGLNLNIGNYKKKIPYYNIDPSVKTKKIQIYHNCETHDMDRKINQIKNYLLNSTPVDILLICNADISTKENTDKQNGDHDNNNSSFKDGNKTQPNSEISDKYTNFTEFQKINQTKYSLQTYAKIHLLLNHLRNIAYVDEIFRHIKNQNHIILIKAYPK; translated from the coding sequence ATGCCCTTTATCGAAAAAGGAAACTTTCTAaagttaatattttattataatgtaaatccaaaatatattttattacaatttttaaaaaaagataaaatatatactttaaTTAGGGAATATAATACTAATAATGGTgagctaaaaaaaaaaattaatgattATTCgtttgttaaaaaaaattgttatggCGAACGAAAGACAGAGCGGAAAAACACAAATGcagaagaaaaagaaaatatttcaaaatcaAACAAGTATGGAGAAATTACAACTAATAAAGTTATTATAGAAGATATGCCCAGTAACATATCatcaaacatatatattgataaaGAGGGTAAATCGCCATATTTGGGacttaatttaaatatagggaattataaaaaaaaaatcccTTATTATAACATAGATCCATCagttaaaacaaaaaaaatccaaatatatcataattgTGAAACACATGATATGGATCGTAAAATTaatcaaattaaaaattatcttCTAAATAGTACCCCTGTAGATATCCTTTTAATATGCAACGCTGATATTAGTACAAAGGAAAATACTGATAAGCAAAATGGTGAtcatgataataataattcaagTTTTAAAGATGGGAATAAAACACAACCAAATTCAGAAATAAgtgataaatatacaaatttcaCAGagtttcaaaaaattaatcaaacaaaatattctttACAAACTTATGCAAAAATCCATTTATTACTAAACCATTTAAGAAATATTGCATATGttgatgaaatatttaggcatattaaaaatcaaaatcatatcattttaataaaagcTTATcccaaataa
- a CDS encoding ADP-ribosylation factor, putative yields the protein MGLVFSSIFSRLFSNKEIRILILGLDNAGKTTILNRLQLGDIVQTIPTIGFNVETVNYKNLKLQVWDLGGQSSIRPYWRCYYKNTNAIIYVIDSSDDERIFNTKYEINTILKEPDLEGVLLVILANKQDVKNCLPISQISKDLNLTTIRDRQWAIFGTSATKNEGITEALDWLVGNLK from the coding sequence atgggatTAGTATTCTCCTCAATATTTTCTCGTTTATTTTcgaataaagaaataagaatattaatattaggTTTAGATAATGCTGGAAAGACAACCATATTGAATAGACTACAATTAGGCGATATAGTTCAGACAATACCAACAATAGGATTTAATGTAGAAACAgtgaattataaaaatttaaaattacaaGTGTGGGATTTGGGGGGACAATCCTCTATTAGGCCATATTGGAGatgttattataaaaatacgaatgccattatttatgttattgATAGTTCAGATGATGAAAGGATatttaatacaaaatacGAAATAAATACGATTTTAAAGGAACCAGATTTAGAAGGTGTTTTGTTAGTTATATTAGCAAACAAGCAGGATGTAAAGAATTGCCTTCCCATATCACAAATATCAAaagatttaaatttaacaaCAATAAGGGATAGACAATGGGCGATTTTTGGTACTAGTGCTACGAAAAATGAGGGGATTACAGAGGCTTTGGATTGGCTTGTTGgcaatttaaaataa